A region from the Onthophagus taurus isolate NC chromosome 8, IU_Otau_3.0, whole genome shotgun sequence genome encodes:
- the LOC111414557 gene encoding neurofibromin isoform X8: MATQKPGEWANTLIVRFEEQLPCRVGSQTAHSKFNEEENKNCIIQISRHKFALVLDGFVKVIKRIHEMYQSNVCGQRQLVAEFEKNYFDSLLVVLETLEKCFSVQPKDSITLTMEENQNLKSLLKEICTFLDMPTESPHTHAIKTAASKVLFALSVNFFNAVFSRISSKLQELASCPDENPDHSDIELIQHINVDVTRLTRLLTAIQKFRLLKKPAHFVLMISLERAIWNWIDTYPYEFADLQKNPNEELSKCCEQLFDILDAYTDNKKGRAAIWPLQIMLLILSPKVLEEIINADTGGAPCSPRHSKKKQFIDTIKRGIGAHGNSSKQLTEAAVVTCVKLIKASTYINTTDTNNITITLVQSIITDLKNMLFNPIKPFSRGQNSLNQDIDLMIDCLVSSFRLKPINNEALKVCLSLSSPTIYHFVLVKSLFQIVTQSRLLWWPNIDLVYTKSSELRAMFTDTLNKVAQGYIAHTPLRVIQAFASKGKDSQGKYKDRAEDMTGYRNLLLYMVRLIHADPMLMLNNKGKAGHEIQSSTLELINGLVSLVHQPSMTDVAQEAMEALLVLHHPEKIEIWNPEAPINTFWDVSSQVLFSISQKLIQHQIMNYTDILKWLREILLCRNAFLLRHKEYANLGSQIAICKQAHIKLEVVFFMYLWSIDMDAVLVAMSCFSLLCQEAEIRCGSDELTVTYLVPNYHVYQELAQASSFLNTGTGDSRMFFPDHTNGRTALQKRIMALLRKIEHCVNGVQPAWEETFMNWNSTCKTLASYPKMKAEDGQMEPFHRSMGKRRASHQNSEHELEDQINEWANMTGFLCALGGVCLQRKSPSRPPLCSSHSSYSSLSTIPISAIGTVGSLCDSRKSSVLPSGNQEQRQYCPVTQFVDLLLRLLVCNNEKFGGQIKKHVTELVGHEMSSALYPILFEQIKTIIDKFFDQQSQVVVSDLNTQFIEHIIFIMKNILDNTKNDQPSEHLGVTSIEGMMLAIVRYVRHLDMTVHAIQIKTKLCQLVEAMMARRDDLAFRQEMKFRNKLVEYLTDWVMGTSHQIAPPSSGDVTSITRDLDQACMEAVAALLRGLPLQPEESDRGDLMEAKSQLFLKYFTLFMNLLNDCTDTPEVTEKEVGGKRVTDKLNTLRNATIQSMSNLLSANIDSGLMHSIDLGYNRDLQTRAAFMEVLTKILQQGTEFDTLAETVLADRFEQLVQLVTMISDKGELPIAMALANVVTTSQMDELARVFVTLFDAKHLLSPLLWNMFYREVEVSDCMQTLFRGNSLGSKIMAFCFKIYGASYLQTLLEPLISPLLEELNCSFEVDPARLEDNEDIIDNRKNLIQLTQRVFEAIVNAADKFPPQLRSMCHCLYQVLSKRFPQCPQNNIGAVGTVIFLRFINPAIVSPQEMGIVTKQVPPSVKRGLMLMSKILQNIANHVEFSKEQHMLPFNDFLRAHFEDGRRFFIQIASDCETVDQASHSMSFISDANVLALHRLLWNHQEKIGDYLSSSRDHKAVGRRPFDKMATLLAYLGPPEHKPVDSHLLFSSYARWSSIDMSSSNFEEIMVKHNMHEKEEFKSIKSLNIFYQAGTSKLGLPVFYYIARRYKIGETNGDLLIYHVILTLKPFCHSPFELVIDFTHTCSENRFRTEYLQKWFYVLPELAYQNLHAAYVYNCNSWVREYTKYHDRILNPLRTVNRKIIYIDIPNKLNDYIDPEQQKLPGATLSLDEDLKVFNNALKLSHKDTKVAIKVGPTAIQITSAEKTKVLSQSVYLNDVYYASEIEEVCLVDDNQFTLTIANESGPLSFIHNDCDTIVQAVVHIRNRWELSQPESVTVHQKIRPKDVPGTLLNMALLNLGSSDPNLRTAAYNQLCALTATFDLKIEGQLLETSGLCIPANNTIFIKSVSETLANNEPHLTLEFLEECIQGFGRSSIELKHLCLEYMTPWLPNLVRFCKTSEDNRRQKQVAQILEKLILLTIDEVEMYPSIQAKIWGSIGQVPELIDMVLDGFIHKSVTSGLGSPMVEIMADTAVALASANVQLVAKKVIGRLCRVVDKTCQTPTQFLEQHMMWHDIAILARYLLMLSFNNCLDVARHLPYLFHTVTFLVCSGSLSMRASTHGLVINIIHSLCTCTKPSFSEETQRVLRLSLDEFSLPKFYLLFGISKVKSAAVTAFRSSYRHANERWFGTERTLSTSNSTEQDRLSLTSLEIITDALLEIMEACMRDIPDCDWLANWQSLAKGFAFCFNPALQPRALIVYGCISKSVCDQDMKQLLRILKKALESYNDMLLLEALVMCLTRLQPVLRPESPIHKALFWVATSVLQLDEVTLYASGLALLEQNLHTLDSQGAFDELPMDQVLMQSREALEWHFKQLDHAVGLYFKTNFHFALVGHLLKGFRHPSPTTVSRTCRVLTMLLAIVAKPHRKDKFEVTPDSIAYLTALIGYSEEVRNRCHVKYATLRHSNDAVSQENILYENSTSHQANNVSGGGPTATTNCGPVNRRQKSWDLLDQSAIAQAKQHKQPAQHQSARALFKTQRSFSVPTTKEQKNHDDNSKNRSTRVSISNENNILLDPEVLTDFQTQALVLTVLATMVKYSTEEHETRILYQYLADGAVVFPKVFPVIYNLLDVKINNILASSNDPVLLNAIRCIIQNMIACEDTSQQQLHYLQSCGFAGLWRFAGPFKKQKNNLRDSIQLFVNYLETLVETCLPVEESEVENGEIPQYPSTLSVNSNMNLSSSLSSLTVGSPTDKEITRDMEGGSSTSLGRSSFTKQRSIKSKSHSNPDSSPHHNNA, translated from the exons ATGGCAACCCAGAAGCCCGGGGAGTGGGCAAACACGTTGATTGTGCGTTTTGAGGAACAG ctGCCGTGTAGAGTTGGTTCCCAAACAGCACATTCCAAGTTTAATGAAGAagagaataaaaattgtataatacAAATATCGCGACATAAATTTGCATTGGTTTTGGATGGATTTGTAAAAGTAATTAAGAGAATACATGAGATGTACCAAAGTAATGTGTGTGGGCAAAGACAACTTGTAGCTGAATTCGAGAAGAATTACTTTGATAGTTTATTAGTAGTCTTAGAGActttagaaaaatgtttcagtgTACAACCAAAGGATTCAATAACATTGACTATGGAAGAAAACCAAAActtaaaatcacttttaaaagaGATTTGTACATTTCTAG ATATGCCAACTGAAAGTCCGCACACACATGCCATAAAGACTGCAGCTAGTAAAGTATTATTTGCTCTAAgtgtaaattttttcaatgcgGTTTTTAGTAGGATCAGCTCAAAATTACAGGAGCTAGCTTCTTGTCCTGATGAAAATCCAGATCATAGTGATATAGAACTTATTCAACATATCAATGTCGATGTCACCAGATTAACACGTCTTTTAACAG ctATTCAAAAATTTCGGCTTCTTAAAAAACCTGCACACTTTGTATTAATGATATCATTGGAACGAGCGATTTGGAACTGGATAGACACTTATCCTTATGAATTTGCtgacttacaaaaaaatcccAATGAAGAACTATCAAAGTGCTGTGAacaattatttgacattttggatGCGTATACTGATAATAAAAAGGGGAGAGCGGCTATTTGGCCGCTTCAAATAATGCTACTTATTCTATCACCT AAAGTTTTGGAGGAGATTATAAACGCGGATACGGGAGGCGCTCCTTGTTCACCTCGCCATAGCAAGAAAAAACAATTCATAGACACCATAAAACGGGGAATAGGAGCACACGGAAACTCTAGTAAACAGTTAACAGAAGCGGCTGTTGTGACTtgtgtaaaattaataaaagcttCCACCTACATAAACACGACGGATACAAATAACATAACAATAACACTAGTACAAAGCATAAtaacagatttaaaaaatatgcttTTCAACCCGATAAAACCATTTTCAAGGGGTCAAAACTCGCTTAACCAAGACATCGATTTAATGATTGATTGCTTAGTATCATCGTTTCGATTAAAACCAATAAATAACGAAGCtttaaaagtttgtttaaGTTTATCTTCGCCGACTATATATCATTTTGTTTTGGTAAAATCTTTGTTTCAAATTGTAACACAATCCCGATTACTGTGGTGGCCAAACATCGATTTGGTTTATACAAAATCATCCGAACTTCGCGCCATGTTCACTGATACTTTAAATAAAGTGGCTCAAGGGTATATTGCGCATACACCACTTAGAGTGATACAAGCGTTTGCATCGAAAGGTAAAGATTCTCAAGGAAAATACAAAGATAGAGCCGAAGATATGACTGGCTATAGAAATTTATTGTTGTATATGGTAAGATTAATACACGCAGATCCTATGTTGATGTTAAACAATAAAGGAAAAGCTGGGCATGAGATTCAATCATCCACATTAGAGTTAATAAACGGGTTGGTTTCTTTAGTACATCAACCATCAATGACTGATGTGGCTCAAGAAGCCATGGAAGCACTATTAGTATTACATCAtccagaaaaaattgaaatttggaATCCCGAAGCTCCAATTAACACATTTTGGGACGTTAGCTCtcaagttttattttcaatatcgCAGAAATTAATACAACATCAAATAATGAATTATACCGACATTTTAAAATGGTTACGAGAAATTCTTTTATGCCGAAATGCATTCCTTTTAAGACATAAAGAATACGCAAACTTAGGCAGTCAAATAGCAATTTGTAAACAAGCTCATATCAAATTAGAAGTTgtgttttttatgtatttatggAGTATAGATATGGATGCCGTTCTTGTAGCGATGAGTTGTTTTTCGTTATTATGCCAAGAAGCAGAAATTCGATGCGGATCTGATGAACTAACCGTAACATATTTAGTTCCGAATTATCACGTTTATCAAGAATTAGCACAAGCttcaagttttttaaataccgGAACCGGCGACTCAAGAATGTTTTTTCCTGACCACACAAACGGCCGAACAGCTTTACAAAAACGAATCATGGCGTTACTACGTAAAATAGAACATTGCGTAAACGGCGTTCAACCCGCTTGGGAAGAAACGTTTATGAATTGGAACTCGACTTGTAAAACATTAGCTTCTTATCCAAAAATGAAAGCTGAAGATGGTCAAATGGAACCGTTTCATAGATCAATGGGTAAACGTAGAGCTTCACATCAAAATTCCGAGCATGAACTTGAGGATCAAATTAACGAATGGGCGAATATGACCGGGTTTTTGTGCGCATTAGGTGGTGTTTGTTTGCAGAGAAAATCTCCATCGCGCCCACCTTTATGTTCGTCGCATTCAAGCTATTCCAGTTTGTCAACAATTCCAATTAGCGCTATAGGAACGGTGGGTTCATTATGCGATTCAAGAAAATCGAGCGTTTTACCAAGTGGTAATCAAGAACAAAGACAATATTGTCCCGTCACACAATTTGTTGATCTTCTCCTTCGACTTCTCGTCTGTAACAATGAGAAATTTGGCGGACAAATTAAAAAGCACGTTACAGAATTGGTTGGACATGAAATGTCTTCGGCTCTTTATCCGATTCTTTTTGAACAAATCAAAActattattgataaatttttcgatCAACAAAGTCAAGTTGTTGTTTCAGACCTCAACACACAATTTATCGAGCATATTATATTTatcatgaaaaatattttggacaatacaaaaaatgatCAACCCTCAGAACATTTAGGTGTAACAAGTATTGAAGGAATGATGTTGGCTATCGTACGTTATGTGCGACATCTTGATATGACTGTACACGCcatacaaattaaaacaaaattatgcCAATTGGTTGAAGCTATGATGGCTAGAAGAGATGATCTTGCGTTTCGCCAAGAAATGAAATTTCGGAACAAACTTGTTGAATATTTAACCGATTGGGTTATGGGCACATCTCATCAAATAGCACCACCAAGCAGTGGCGATGTAACTTCAATCACTAGGGATTTAGATCAAGCGTGTATGGAGGCTGTAGCTGCTTTATTACGCGGATTACCATTACAACCTGAAGAATCTGATCGTGGTGACCTTATGGAAGCTAAAAGtcaactatttttaaaatattttactttgtTTATGAACTTATTAAACGATTGTACTGATACACCTGAAGTTACGGAAAAAGAAGTTGGCGGGAAAAGAGTTACAGATAAACTTAACACTTTACGTAACGCCACTATTCAATCAATGTCGAATTTGTTATCGGCAAATATTGATAGTGGGCTTATGCATTCCATAGATCTTGGTTATAATCGTGATTTACAAACGCGGGCAGCTTTTATGGAAGTTTTAACGAAAATTCTTCAACAAGGTACGGAATTTGATACTTTAGCCGAAACCGTTTTGGCAGATCGTTTCGAACAATTGGTACAATTAGTAACAATGATCAGTGATAAAGGAGAACTTCCCATCGCTATGGCTTTAGCAAATGTTGTGACAACTTCACAAATGGACGAATTAGCTCGAGTTTTTGTTACGTTATTTGACgcaaaacatcttttatcGCCGTTATTATGGAATATGTTTTATCGAGAAGTTGAAGTTTCCGATTGTATGCAAACGTTGTTTCGCGGAAACTCATTAGGCAGTAAAATAATGgcgttttgttttaaaatttacggaGCAAGTTATCTTCAAACTTTATTGGAACCTTTAATAAGTCCTCTACTGGAAgagttaaattgtagctttgAGGTTGATCCTGCGAGGTTAGAAGATAACGAGGATATAATAGATAATCGTAAAAACTTGATACAACTAACTCAAAGGGTTTTTGAAGCAATCGTAAACGCAGCGGATAAATTTCCCCCTCAATTACGGTCGATGTGTCACTGTTTATATCAAGTATTAAGTAAGCGATTTCCACAGTGTCCGCAAAATAATATAGGAGCTGTTGGGACTGTGATTTTTTTGAGATTTATCAATCCCGCAATCGTTTCTCCGCAAGAAATGGGAATAGTAACGAAACAAGTACCACCTTCAGTCAAACGAGGCTTAATGTTGATGTCGAAAATCCTACAAAACATCGCGAACCACGTTGAATTTAGCAAAGAGCAACATATGTTAccttttaatgattttcttcGCGCGCACTTCGAAGACGGACGaagattttttatacaaatcgCTTCTGATTGCGAAACAGTTGACCAAGCATCTCATTCGATGTCGTTTATTAGTGACGCCAACGTTTTGGCTTTACACAGACTTTTATGGAATCATCAAGAAAAGATTGGCGATTATTTATCGAGTAGTAGAGATCATAAAGCTGTTGGTAGAAGACCTTTCGATAAAATGGCTACTTTATTAGCCTATTTAGGACCGCCAGAACATAAACCGGTTGATTCGCa tttattattttcgtcgTACGCGAGATGGAGTTCGATAGATATGTCTTCGAGTAACTTTGAAGAAATTATGGTTAAACATAACATGCACGAAAAAGAAGagtttaaatcaataaaatcgtTGAATATATTTTATCAAGCCGGAACTAGTAAACTAGGCTTACCAGTATTTTATTACATCGCAAGGAGATATAA AATTGGGGAGACGAACGGCGATCTTTTAATTTACCACGTCATCTTAACATTGAAGCCGTTCTGCCATTCACCTTTTGAATTGGTCATCGATTTCACGCACACCTGCTCAGAAAACAGATTTCG AACggaatatttacaaaaatggtTTTACGTTCTCCCAGAATTAGCTTATCAAAACTTACATGCCGCTTATGTTTATAATTGTAACAGTTGGGTTAGAGAATATACTAAATATCATGATCGTATTTTAAATCCTCTTCGt actgtaaatcgaaaaataatttacatcgATATTCCAAACAAATTAAACGACTACATAGACCCGGAACAACAAAAACTTCCGGGCGCTACTTTAAGTTTAGACGAAgacttaaaagtttttaacaaCGCATTAAAGCTGTCTCATAAAGACACAAAGGTGGCAATAAAAGTAGGCCCAACTGCGATTCAAATAACGTCCGCGGAGAAAACGAAAGTTTTATCACAATCGGTTTATTTAAACGACGTTTATTACGCCTCTGAAATTGAAGAAGTTTGTTTGGTGGATGATAACCAATTTACTTTGACTATAGCTAACGAAAGTGGTCCTTTGAGTTTTATACATAACGATTGTGATACAATCGTTCAAGCGGTGGTTCATATAAGAAATCGATGGGAGTTGAGCCAACCAGAATCGGTGACTGTTCACCAAAAAATTCGACCGAAAGATGTTCCAGGGACGTTGTTAAATATGGCTTTGTTAAATTTGGGGTCGTCAGATCCGAATCTTAGAACGGCGGCGTATAATCAATTATGTGCATTGACGGCTacgtttgatttaaaaatagaaggacAACTTTTAGAAACTTCAGGGTTGTGTATTCCCGCTAATAacactatttttattaaaagcgtATCGGAAACGTTAGCTAATAATGAACCCCATCTAACTTTAGAATTTCTCGAGGAATGTATACAAGGTTTTGGTCGATCGAGTAtagaattaaaacatttatgcTTAGAATACATGACACCTTGGTTACCAAATTTGGTTCGTTTTTGTAAAACATCCGAAGATAATAGAAGGCAGAAACAAGTGGCACAAATTTTAGAGAAActcattttattaacaatcgaCGAAGTTGAAATGTACCCGTCGATACAAGCCAAGATTTGGGGCTCAATTGGTCAAGTACCAGAATTAATCGATATGGTTTTAGATGGCTTTATACATAAATCCGTGACATCCGGTTTAGGATCGCCCATGGTTGAAATAATGGCCGATACAGCGGTTGCTTTAGCATCTGCAAACGTTCAACTTGTTGCTAAAAAAGTCATCGGACGATTATGTCGTGTTGTGGATAAAACATGTCAAACTCCTACGCAATTTTTAGAACAACATATGATGTGGCACGACATCGCTATTTTAGCTAGATACCTTCTTATgttatcatttaataattgCTTAGATGTAGCAAGACATCTACCATATCTTTTTCACACGGTCACATTTTTAGTATGTTCTGGATCTTTATCGATGCGAGCTTCAACACATGGATtagttataaatataattcatTCATTATGTACATGTACAAAACCATCATTTTCAGAGGAAACCCAACGAGTATTAAGACTATCTTTAGATGAATTTTCTTtaccaaaattttatttgcttTTTGGTATCAGCAAAGTTAAATCTGCGGCTGTAACAGCGTTTCGTTCGAGTTACAGACATGCCAACGAGAGATGGTTTGGCACTGAAAGAACTTTATCAACATCAAACAGCACAGAACAGGATCGCCTATCTTTAACTTCATTAGAAATAATCACAGATGCATTACTTGAAATTATGGAAGCGTGTATGCGTGATATTCCAGACTGCGATTGGTTGGCAAATTGGCAATCGTTAGCGAAGGGATTCGCATTCTGTTTTAACCCGGCTTTACAACCAAGAGCTTTAATCGTTTATGGTTGCATCAGCAAAAGCGTTTGCGATCAAGACATGAAACAATTActaagaattttaaagaaagCTTTAGAAAGTTACAACGATATGTTATTACTCGAAGCATTAGTTATGTGCTTAACAAGACTCCAACCAGTTCTACGACCAGAATCACCGATTCACAAAGCCTTATTTTGGGTTGCCACCTCCGTTTTACAATTAGACGAAGTTACTTTATACGCATCAGGGTTAGCTTTACTTGAACAAAACTTGCATACTTTAGATTCACAAGGTGCGTTTGATGAATTACCTATGGATCAAGTTTTAATGCAATCACGCGAAGCTCTCGAATGGCACTTTAAGCAATTAGATCACGCCGTTGGgttgtattttaaaacaaacttcCATTTTGCGCTTGTTGGGCATTTATTAAAAGGATTTAGGCATCCGTCTCCTACGACGGTGTCAAGAACTTGTCGAGTATTAACGATGTTATTAGCTATTGTTGCTAAACCACACcgaaaagataaatttgaaGTTACTCCGGATAGTATCGCTTATTTAAcag ctTTAATTGGATATTCAGAGGAAGTTCGAAATAGGTGTCATGTAAAATACGCAACTTTACGACATTCAAACGATGCAGTTAGCCAAGAAAATATCTTGTATGAAAATTCAACATCGCATCAAGCAAATAATGTTAGTGGGGGAGGTCCTACTGCGACGACAAATTGTGGTCCAGTTAATCGAAGACAAAAATCTTGGGATTTGTTGGACCAATCGGCGATAGCTCAGGCAAAACAACACAAACAGCCAGCACAACACCAG AGCGCACGTGCCCTCTTCAAAACACAACGCTCATTCTCGGTGCCAACAACcaaagaacaaaaaaaccaCGATGATAACTctaag AATCGAAGCACCCGCGTATCAATCAGCAacgaaaacaacattttattagaCCCCGAAGTACTCACCGATTTTCAAACACAAGCTTTAGTCCTCACCGTTTTAGCAACGATGGTTAAATACAGCACCGAAGAGCACGAAACGCGCATTTTGTATCAATATTTAGCTGACGGTGCCGTTGTTTTCCCTAAAGTTTTTCCGGTTAT ATACAATCTGTTAgacgtaaaaattaataacatattaGCATCATCGAACGATCCCGTTTTATTAAACGCCATTAGGtgtattatacaaaatatgaTCGCTTGTGAGGATACAAGCCAACAACAACTTCATTATTTACAAAGCTGTGGGTTTGCTGGGTTGTGGAGATTTGCTGGTCCTTTTAAAAAg caaaaaaataatcttcGTGATAGCATCCAATTATTcgtaaattatttagaaacatTAGTAGAAACATGTCTTCCGGTTGAAGAGTCGGAAGTTGAAAACGGCGAGATACCTCAATACCCATCGACGTTAAGTGTTAATTCAAATATGAATTTGTCGTCGAGTTTATCGAGTTTAACGGTAGGATCTCCGACTGATAAAGAAATAACGCGCGACATGGAAGGAGGAAGTAGCACGTCGCTGGGTAGATCAAGCTTTACAAAACAAAGAAGCATCAAATCGAAGTCGCATTCTAATCCTGACAGTTCACCGCATCATAATAACGCGTAA